CCATAAAGGGTTGTGCTTCCCGTGCGCGAAACTGGTACAGCTCCTCTTTGTTCGCCTCTGCCACGCCAAAAGTATCACCCAAGGTATTGCTCTACACGTACCGCCATTCTGCCACAAACAAAATAGCCTTGTCAAACACTGCACATGGGCACAAAACGTATATTTTAGCCTGGATAGGAAAGCCCTTGTCAGGGCTTCGTCCCGAACTCCACCAGGACTCTGTACTGGGCCTGCCAGGGAGTCAGCCTTCTGGATCCCGATGCATTGCCGGGTGGTGAATGGTTGCTTATGATCGTACATTTTGGGGGGTATGGCCGATGCGGTGATCAAGGCCCATCTTCGGTGACGACATGGCAGCCTGTACCACCCAGTTCACTGGCCGCAAGGGCGCGGCGGCCCGCCTGATAGAGCATGTCGTTTTCCGTCATGCCAGGGCGAAAGGTGACCACGCCGAACCAACCTCGCAGCAAAATTCTGTTGCCCCCAACCTTGAATATGGTATAATCCAACATATTGATAATACTGTTAATTTTTTCAACCGCGGCGGACAGGTCGTTCTCCGGGAACAGAATGGCGAAACGATCCACCTCCAGTCGTGCAAGGAGATCCCGCGTCCGCAGGAGTTGCCCCATGCGTTTTCCCAGGGTTTTGACCAGGCGTATCTCCCGCTTGGGCCCCAGGCGTTTGCTGAGGGCCACAAAATCATCCACCACAAACATGGCCAGTGTGAAGGTACTTTCCAGGTTGGCGGCCTGCTCCAGGCTGCGGCGAAAATGACCGGACAAGGCATACCGGGTGGGTACCCCCGTGGCTGGATCCATCAAGTGCCGGTCGCGGACGGCAGCCAACTCCTTGTCCAACTCCAGCAATTTTTCCTGACCGGAAACGATCTGTTCCTGATTTTTTTGCAATTTGTCCTTCAGGCTGCGTGTATGTTCGCGCACCAGACGCACGTCATCCAAAAAGGCCGTGCGCAGGGAGTGGATGTTTTCCGGATGGTCGCTGCTCTGAATCCGCTGGGCCAATTCCAACAGGCGATGATCGACACGACCCATCTCTTCCATCGTGCCCATCAAGCTGCTGGCCACATCGACCATGGTCTCTTTGAGCAGTGCGCGTTCGCGTCGCCAGACCGAGCGGGTCACCTGACCATGACGGGTTATTTTGATCAAAAATTCCTGAATCTCAGGCCATACGGCTCCCGTCGGGGTCGCACGCGCCTGATGGTCCAGGTTATCCGCTGATTCCAGAATCCAGGGTTCGTCCTCACCCAACAGGCGCAAGGCGTCCAACAGGTGGATGTGCATGGCATCTGGTGGTGACACCGACACATTTTCCTTGGTTTCGGGCGTGTCATCTCTCTCCGCATCCACCTCATCATGGCGATCCAGCAGGGCATGATCAGGATGATCGGGATGGTCAGGATGGATCAACCGTGAACGCACCAAATCCAGTTGACTGGCAATCTCAGAGGTTTGCAGGGAGGTCGATTGACGGATCAGACGGAGCAAACGGTCAAAATGGGCTTTCTGTTCGGGGTCATCGGGTAACAGGGGAGACACCATGAGATGCAGGAGCCGTTCGGCCACCTGTTTGGCTTCAACCAAACCCAAAACACCTGCCTCACCCGCCAACAACTGCTCGACCAGCATGCGGGCGGCCTGGAGATCGGGACGGGATTCACACAACAAATTCCGCAGACGTTCCAGTCGAGTTGCCGGGAATGATGTCTCCATGCGCCTATACCTTCCTGGGAAGCCACGGGAACCACAACCCATCTCCGTGTGGATCGCTTGACCATGCCCCACACCTGCAACTTTATCCGTCATCCGGGCGTGATGTGTCCATTCGCCGTTATCAGGTCGCCGGGAGGCCGATACGCCGCCATACGGATACGCAGACCAGAATTTTTCATGGCCACAGCCTCGGTCAGCGCCGCGTCGGCCTGTACCAGCATGGCCTGCTCATTCCAGGCCGGATGATGCACCGCGCCGCCAAACACCGGTCGCACAGCCAGAGATTGTGCCCCCATGCGAAACCGAAGCGCATCGAACATATCGTGAATCTGGGAAGCTGCACCCATGGCGCGTTCCCCCCCCCCTTTGGGCAAAATCATGGCAAAATTTTCTACGTTCAAACGTGCCAGATAAATCTCAGGTTCCACTTTGCCCCGCATCCGTTTTGCCAGGGCCAACAGCAACCTTTTGCTCTCTTTTTCCGACAGGCCATCCAAGAGCGGTCCCAACCCTTCGATGCGGCACAGCAGCAGGACAAACGGCTCCTGAAGGTGCAACGCCCGCTCCGTATGGCGAGTCAAATGTGCCGAAAAGGAGAATCGATTGGGCAAACCCGACAAGGGATCAAT
Above is a genomic segment from Magnetococcales bacterium containing:
- a CDS encoding GGDEF domain-containing protein, which produces METSFPATRLERLRNLLCESRPDLQAARMLVEQLLAGEAGVLGLVEAKQVAERLLHLMVSPLLPDDPEQKAHFDRLLRLIRQSTSLQTSEIASQLDLVRSRLIHPDHPDHPDHALLDRHDEVDAERDDTPETKENVSVSPPDAMHIHLLDALRLLGEDEPWILESADNLDHQARATPTGAVWPEIQEFLIKITRHGQVTRSVWRRERALLKETMVDVASSLMGTMEEMGRVDHRLLELAQRIQSSDHPENIHSLRTAFLDDVRLVREHTRSLKDKLQKNQEQIVSGQEKLLELDKELAAVRDRHLMDPATGVPTRYALSGHFRRSLEQAANLESTFTLAMFVVDDFVALSKRLGPKREIRLVKTLGKRMGQLLRTRDLLARLEVDRFAILFPENDLSAAVEKINSIINMLDYTIFKVGGNRILLRGWFGVVTFRPGMTENDMLYQAGRRALAASELGGTGCHVVTEDGP